In the genome of Chryseobacterium arthrosphaerae, one region contains:
- a CDS encoding cupin domain-containing protein, with the protein MTTKNLFKAALAGTLLSGIVSCDNSSSDPQASDYPDKIESITLLKATKSWDGTTYGSYPAGQPEISVLKIAVPPNSALDWHKHAVINAAYVEKGEIQIERKEDGKTQWVKRGQVLPEVVNTAHRGKTGDQGAILIVFYSGTTDLPITEPVH; encoded by the coding sequence ATGACCACAAAAAATTTATTTAAAGCCGCCCTGGCCGGCACTTTGTTATCCGGTATTGTATCCTGTGACAATTCTTCTTCTGATCCTCAGGCTTCGGACTATCCCGATAAAATAGAATCCATAACCTTATTAAAAGCAACAAAATCATGGGATGGTACTACTTACGGCAGCTATCCGGCCGGTCAACCGGAAATATCGGTTCTTAAAATTGCAGTTCCTCCCAATTCTGCCCTGGATTGGCATAAACACGCTGTCATTAATGCAGCTTATGTGGAAAAAGGCGAAATCCAGATCGAAAGAAAAGAAGACGGAAAAACCCAGTGGGTAAAGAGAGGACAGGTACTTCCGGAAGTCGTCAATACTGCACACAGAGGTAAAACAGGAGACCAGGGTGCTATCCTGATCGTTTTCTACAGCGGAACAACAGACCTTCCGATCACAGAGCCTGTACATTAA
- a CDS encoding c-type cytochrome, whose translation MKKIFLAGALGFLMLSCSKKENTTEVASSSETAAVSEPAKANLSGDQIMETLDCSGCHSVNERMIGPSYQEIAAKYSDKDIELLASKIIEGGSGVWGGVPMAPHPQVSKEDAKKMVEYILSQKK comes from the coding sequence ATGAAAAAAATATTTTTGGCAGGGGCATTGGGGTTTCTGATGCTTTCCTGTTCTAAAAAAGAAAATACCACAGAAGTTGCATCTTCTTCTGAAACAGCTGCTGTTTCGGAACCTGCAAAAGCTAATCTTTCCGGTGATCAGATCATGGAAACATTAGACTGTTCAGGATGCCACTCTGTGAATGAGAGAATGATAGGACCTTCTTATCAGGAAATTGCCGCTAAATATTCCGATAAGGATATTGAGCTGCTGGCTTCCAAGATCATAGAAGGCGGAAGTGGAGTTTGGGGAGGTGTTCCTATGGCTCCCCATCCACAGGTATCTAAAGAAGATGCCAAAAAAATGGTAGAATATATCCTGAGTCAGAAGAAATAA
- the rlmF gene encoding 23S rRNA (adenine(1618)-N(6))-methyltransferase RlmF, translated as MSAEKSSLHTRNLHRDPYDFDQLISCVPELKHYVFTNAYQTVTINFSIPKAVKLLNKALLLHFYKIKEWDIPDTNLCPPIPGRADYVHYIADLLAEGSDEIPSGNSVKGLDIGTGANLVYPLIAHASYGWNMLGTDINEGSLKNAQLILDQNPDLVSVIQLKQQPDSHHIFKNIIGAGERFTFSMCNPPFHDSEEAAMKGNIRKTKKLKKGKPKQPLLNFGGQQSELWCEGGELAFISKMITESVLYSSQILWFTCLVSKKDNLPKLIALLKKVKAIEVKTIDMAQGQKVSRMLAWTFISPKERKAWLA; from the coding sequence ATGTCTGCCGAAAAATCCAGTCTGCACACAAGAAATCTGCATCGTGATCCCTATGATTTTGATCAGCTTATTTCTTGTGTGCCGGAACTGAAACACTATGTTTTTACTAATGCTTATCAGACGGTAACCATTAACTTCAGTATTCCCAAAGCAGTTAAGCTGCTCAACAAAGCCCTTCTCCTGCACTTTTATAAGATTAAAGAATGGGATATCCCGGATACCAATTTATGTCCTCCCATTCCCGGAAGAGCTGACTATGTGCATTATATTGCAGACTTATTAGCGGAAGGTTCTGATGAAATTCCTTCAGGAAACTCTGTAAAAGGGCTAGATATAGGTACAGGAGCCAATCTTGTCTATCCTTTAATTGCCCATGCATCTTACGGCTGGAATATGCTTGGAACTGACATCAATGAAGGATCTTTGAAAAATGCTCAGTTGATCCTGGATCAGAATCCGGATCTTGTATCCGTCATCCAACTGAAACAGCAACCTGATTCCCATCATATTTTCAAAAATATCATTGGTGCCGGTGAGCGGTTTACATTTTCGATGTGTAATCCTCCTTTCCACGATTCTGAGGAGGCTGCCATGAAAGGAAATATAAGGAAGACAAAAAAACTTAAAAAAGGAAAACCGAAACAGCCGTTGCTTAATTTTGGCGGACAGCAGTCAGAATTATGGTGTGAAGGCGGTGAGCTGGCTTTTATCTCAAAGATGATTACTGAAAGTGTTCTGTATTCATCTCAGATTCTTTGGTTTACCTGCCTGGTTTCCAAAAAAGATAATCTGCCTAAACTAATTGCGCTTTTAAAAAAAGTAAAAGCAATAGAGGTTAAAACAATTGATATGGCCCAGGGACAAAAAGTAAGCAGAATGCTGGCCTGGACATTTATTTCTCCAAAAGAGAGAAAAGCCTGGCTGGCTTAA
- the lysS gene encoding lysine--tRNA ligase, with protein sequence MQLSEQEIIRREKLNKLTEMGINAFPADEYTITDTTESIKQDFSESKQVKIAGRLMSRRIQGKASFAELQDSKGKIQVYFNRDEICPGEDKELYNEVYKHLLDIGDIIGIEGELFTTQVGEKTVLVKNFTLLTKALRPLPQAKTDENGVVHDGFTDPELRYRQRYVDLTVNPQVKEIFVKRTKLFNAMRTFFNDAGYFEVETPILQSIPGGAAAKPFITHHNALDIPLYLRIANELYLKRLIVGGFDGVYEFSKNFRNEGMDRTHNPEFTAMEIYVAYKDYNWMMDFTEKLLEFCAIQVNGTTKATFGEHEVDFKAPYPRVSMTEAILKFTGFDITGKTEQELYDFAKSIGIEVNETMGKGKLIDEIFGEKCEGNFIQPTFITDYPVEMSPLTKKHRSKEGLTERFELMVCGKEIANAYSELNDPIDQRERFEAQMALSERGDDEAMFIDQDFLRALEYGMPPTSGLGIGMDRLIMFLTNNASIQEVLFFPQMRPEKAAPQIELGEDEKVILEILNSQEEPMALAEVKERSQLSGKKWDKASKTLTKNNIVKVEKIDESLLMKLA encoded by the coding sequence ATGCAATTATCAGAACAAGAAATCATTAGAAGAGAAAAGCTGAACAAGCTTACTGAAATGGGGATTAATGCGTTCCCTGCGGATGAGTATACCATTACAGATACTACAGAATCTATAAAACAGGACTTTTCTGAAAGTAAACAGGTGAAGATCGCTGGTAGATTGATGTCACGCAGAATTCAAGGGAAGGCTTCTTTTGCAGAATTGCAGGATTCTAAAGGAAAAATTCAGGTTTACTTCAACAGAGACGAGATCTGTCCTGGAGAAGATAAAGAATTATACAACGAAGTATACAAGCATCTTCTGGATATCGGTGATATTATCGGTATTGAAGGAGAACTGTTTACCACTCAGGTAGGAGAGAAGACTGTTTTAGTAAAAAACTTTACGCTTCTTACTAAGGCTTTACGTCCTTTACCTCAGGCAAAAACTGATGAAAACGGAGTAGTACACGACGGGTTTACAGATCCGGAATTAAGATACAGACAGCGTTATGTAGATTTAACGGTAAACCCACAGGTAAAAGAAATTTTCGTGAAAAGAACAAAACTGTTCAATGCCATGAGAACGTTCTTTAATGATGCAGGGTATTTTGAAGTAGAAACTCCAATCCTGCAGTCGATTCCTGGGGGAGCTGCTGCTAAACCTTTTATCACGCATCACAATGCTTTGGATATTCCATTATATTTAAGAATTGCCAACGAATTGTATCTGAAAAGATTGATCGTAGGTGGCTTTGACGGAGTATACGAGTTCTCTAAAAACTTCAGAAATGAAGGGATGGACAGAACCCACAACCCGGAATTTACCGCAATGGAAATCTATGTGGCTTATAAAGACTACAACTGGATGATGGATTTCACTGAGAAATTATTGGAATTCTGTGCAATCCAGGTAAACGGAACTACAAAAGCTACATTCGGAGAGCATGAAGTGGATTTCAAAGCTCCTTATCCAAGAGTTTCCATGACAGAAGCGATCCTGAAATTCACAGGATTCGATATTACCGGTAAAACTGAGCAGGAATTATATGATTTTGCGAAGTCTATCGGAATTGAAGTGAATGAAACGATGGGGAAAGGTAAATTGATTGATGAGATCTTCGGTGAGAAATGTGAAGGAAACTTTATCCAGCCGACTTTCATTACAGATTACCCGGTTGAAATGTCTCCGTTAACAAAGAAACACAGAAGTAAAGAAGGCTTAACAGAGCGTTTTGAATTAATGGTATGTGGTAAAGAAATCGCCAATGCTTATTCAGAGCTTAACGATCCTATCGATCAGAGAGAGCGTTTTGAAGCCCAGATGGCCTTATCGGAAAGAGGAGACGATGAAGCAATGTTCATCGACCAGGATTTCCTCAGAGCATTGGAATATGGTATGCCGCCAACTTCAGGATTAGGTATCGGTATGGACAGATTGATCATGTTCCTTACAAACAATGCCTCCATTCAGGAAGTATTATTCTTCCCTCAGATGAGACCTGAAAAAGCAGCACCACAGATTGAACTGGGAGAGGACGAGAAAGTAATCCTTGAAATCCTAAATTCTCAGGAAGAGCCGATGGCTTTGGCTGAAGTAAAAGAAAGAAGCCAGTTATCCGGCAAAAAATGGGATAAAGCTTCTAAAACTCTGACAAAGAACAATATTGTGAAAGTAGAGAAGATTGATGAGAGCCTTTTGATGAAACTGGCTTAA
- a CDS encoding ClbS/DfsB family four-helix bundle protein, which yields MQSYKDSNELIEELKKRYQLYDQEFDDIKETDKDLFKANVDKTPSQNISYQIGWTQLLLKWESDERRGIEVKTPTPDYKWNNLKGLYQSFYEQYGSYSLQQQRELLKNQVNEIISWIENLDHETLFVPEQRKWATTAARWPVWKWIHINTVAPFINFRTQLRKWKKEKGTA from the coding sequence ATGCAAAGCTACAAAGACAGCAATGAGCTTATTGAAGAGCTTAAAAAGAGATATCAGCTGTATGATCAGGAATTTGATGATATAAAAGAAACAGATAAAGACCTGTTTAAGGCCAATGTTGATAAAACACCTTCACAAAATATCTCTTATCAGATCGGCTGGACTCAGCTGCTTCTAAAATGGGAGTCTGATGAAAGAAGAGGAATTGAGGTAAAAACACCTACCCCTGATTATAAATGGAATAACTTAAAAGGACTGTACCAATCATTTTATGAGCAATATGGTTCATACAGCTTACAACAGCAGAGAGAGCTGTTAAAAAATCAGGTAAATGAAATTATAAGCTGGATCGAAAACCTTGACCACGAGACCTTATTTGTTCCTGAGCAAAGAAAGTGGGCAACAACAGCTGCCAGGTGGCCGGTATGGAAATGGATACACATCAATACTGTAGCTCCGTTTATAAACTTCAGGACGCAGCTTCGGAAATGGAAAAAAGAAAAAGGTACAGCATAA
- a CDS encoding cytochrome d ubiquinol oxidase subunit II: MIYIVIGFLWLSICLYIILGGADFGAGIVELFTNKKARHKTQEIMYESIAPVWEANHMWLIIAIVILFVGFPEIYTTMSTYLHIPLVLMLVGIIARGTAFTFRHYDAVKDNWQVLYTQIFYFASLLTPFFLGLIAAATVSHSINPDAVGFLDLYVFSWLNWFGVSVGLFTVSLCAYLASIFSLRETRDKQELLLMIRKSKQTMIFVVVTGILVFVTAYISDIPLLMWVFSKPLGIMAIAFATIALLLILRAMNRQKLLPVRALAGFQMVMILVAATYQHNPDIILLGNGQHLSLLEHMAPPKTIAALGWALMLGSLFILPFLFYLMASFSKLRK, translated from the coding sequence ATGATTTACATTGTTATAGGCTTTCTCTGGCTTTCCATCTGTCTTTATATTATCCTGGGAGGTGCTGATTTCGGGGCCGGTATCGTAGAGCTTTTCACAAATAAAAAAGCCCGTCATAAGACCCAGGAGATCATGTATGAATCTATCGCTCCGGTATGGGAAGCCAATCATATGTGGCTGATCATTGCCATTGTAATTCTTTTTGTGGGATTTCCTGAAATATACACAACCATGTCAACCTATCTCCATATTCCCCTGGTACTGATGCTTGTAGGTATTATTGCGAGAGGAACAGCATTCACCTTCAGGCATTATGACGCTGTGAAAGACAACTGGCAGGTTCTGTATACTCAGATCTTTTATTTTGCCAGTTTACTGACGCCTTTCTTTCTGGGATTGATTGCTGCTGCAACCGTTTCCCACTCTATCAATCCTGACGCGGTTGGTTTCCTGGATCTGTACGTTTTCAGCTGGCTGAACTGGTTTGGAGTATCTGTAGGTTTATTTACCGTTTCCCTTTGTGCTTATCTTGCATCTATCTTTTCATTAAGAGAAACCAGAGATAAACAGGAACTTCTGCTGATGATCAGAAAATCTAAACAGACCATGATCTTTGTAGTGGTTACCGGTATTTTAGTATTTGTTACCGCTTATATTTCCGATATTCCGCTTTTAATGTGGGTATTTTCAAAGCCTTTGGGTATTATGGCGATTGCTTTTGCTACGATTGCGTTATTGCTTATTCTAAGAGCGATGAACCGGCAAAAACTGCTTCCGGTGCGTGCCCTGGCCGGCTTCCAAATGGTTATGATCCTTGTTGCAGCAACGTATCAGCATAATCCGGATATTATCCTGTTAGGAAACGGACAGCATCTTTCGTTATTGGAACATATGGCTCCACCAAAAACCATTGCTGCGTTAGGATGGGCATTAATGCTCGGGTCACTGTTTATTCTTCCTTTCCTGTTTTATCTGATGGCTTCGTTCAGTAAACTGAGAAAATAA
- a CDS encoding cytochrome ubiquinol oxidase subunit I: protein MDDFIAARAQMALSLGFHIIFSCVGMVMPFLMAFAHWKYLKTNNEVYKGLTKAWSKGVAILFATGAVSGTMLSFELGLLWPGFMKHAGPIFGMPFSLEGTAFFIEAIAIGFFLYGWDRFNKWFHWFCGFLVGVSGLASGILVVAANAWMNSPAGFDYINGQYLNIDPIKAMFNDAWFPQALHMTVAAFCATGFAVAGVHAFLIMRKKNVEFHTKAFRIAVGFALIGAFGAPLSGDVAAKSVAERQPIKLAAMEAHFETEKGASFVLGGIPDEKNEEVKYAIKIPKVLSFLVSNDFNAEVKGLKDFPRDEWPPIAVTHYAFQIMIFFGVVMICIGTVYLYAFFFKKEWLTKNWLLKTFLIATPFGYIALEAGWTVTEVGRQPWIIYGIMRTVDAVTPMPGIQYSFYFFTAIFVSLSLILIFLLRRQIQMVPKLYDPTDAQFNDKNKKS from the coding sequence ATGGATGATTTTATAGCAGCACGTGCCCAGATGGCACTTTCCCTGGGCTTTCATATCATATTCTCCTGTGTGGGTATGGTAATGCCTTTCCTGATGGCTTTTGCCCACTGGAAGTACTTAAAGACCAATAATGAAGTGTATAAAGGACTTACCAAAGCATGGAGCAAGGGTGTGGCCATTCTGTTTGCTACAGGAGCCGTTTCCGGAACTATGCTTTCTTTTGAGCTCGGACTTCTGTGGCCCGGCTTTATGAAGCATGCCGGTCCTATCTTCGGGATGCCTTTTTCTTTGGAAGGGACAGCCTTTTTTATTGAAGCTATTGCCATCGGTTTCTTTCTGTATGGCTGGGACAGATTCAATAAATGGTTCCATTGGTTCTGCGGTTTTCTTGTTGGGGTAAGCGGACTGGCTTCCGGAATTCTGGTAGTGGCAGCCAATGCCTGGATGAACTCCCCTGCAGGGTTTGATTATATTAACGGACAATATCTTAATATAGATCCTATCAAAGCCATGTTCAATGATGCATGGTTTCCACAGGCGCTTCATATGACTGTTGCTGCGTTTTGTGCAACAGGTTTTGCCGTAGCCGGAGTTCATGCTTTTTTAATTATGAGAAAAAAGAATGTTGAGTTCCACACCAAGGCTTTCAGAATTGCTGTAGGTTTCGCTCTTATCGGGGCATTCGGTGCTCCTCTGAGTGGTGATGTTGCAGCCAAATCCGTAGCGGAAAGACAGCCTATCAAGCTGGCCGCCATGGAGGCTCATTTTGAAACAGAGAAAGGGGCTTCATTTGTTCTTGGAGGAATTCCGGATGAAAAGAACGAAGAAGTAAAATATGCCATTAAAATTCCTAAGGTTTTAAGTTTCCTTGTAAGCAATGATTTTAATGCTGAAGTGAAGGGTCTTAAAGATTTTCCAAGAGACGAATGGCCGCCAATTGCTGTTACCCATTATGCTTTTCAGATCATGATTTTCTTTGGTGTTGTGATGATCTGTATCGGAACTGTTTATTTATATGCATTTTTCTTTAAAAAGGAATGGCTGACTAAAAACTGGCTTTTAAAAACCTTTTTAATTGCAACTCCTTTTGGGTATATTGCCCTGGAAGCCGGATGGACGGTTACCGAAGTGGGAAGACAGCCATGGATTATCTACGGCATTATGAGAACGGTAGATGCTGTGACTCCGATGCCCGGAATACAGTATTCATTTTACTTTTTCACCGCTATTTTCGTATCATTATCACTGATCCTTATTTTCCTTTTAAGAAGACAGATCCAGATGGTACCAAAACTTTATGATCCTACCGACGCTCAGTTTAACGATAAAAACAAAAAATCATGA
- the gyrB gene encoding DNA topoisomerase (ATP-hydrolyzing) subunit B, producing the protein MSQKQYTASSIQALEGMEHVRMRPSMYIGDVGVRGLHHLVYEVVDNSIDEALAGYCDTIFVSIKEGNGIEVSDNGRGIPVDFHEKEQKSALEVVMTKIGAGGKFDKDSYKVSGGLHGVGVSCVNALSNEMITTVYRDGNVYQQIYSRGKAQTGVEEIGHSERRGTKQFFQPDDTIFTELIYNYDTLASRLRELSYLNKGITITLTDEREKLEDGSFRSEVFHSEGGLKEFVAYIDGNRESIMEHVIFMEGERDDIPVEVAMRYNTSFNENLHSYVNNINTHEGGTHLAGFRRALTRTLKKYADDLGIPQKEKVEITGDDFREGLTAVVSVKVMEPQFEGQTKTKLGNSEVSGAVDKIVGEMLTNFLEENPTEAKQIVQKVVLAAKARQAAKKAREMVQRKSPMGGSGLPGKLSDCSSKDPAESEIFLVEGDSAGGTAKQGRDRHFQAILPLRGKILNVEKSMLHKVYDNEEIRNIYTALGVSVGTEEDSKALNMAKLRYHKIVIMTDADIDGSHISTLILTFFFRYMKELIENGYIYIAQPPLYLLKKGNKKVYAYNEKEREEFTLEMSPDGKGVEVQRYKGLGEMNPEQLWETTLNPEHRILKQVTIDNAVEADSIFSMLMGDEVPPRREFIEKNAKYAKIDA; encoded by the coding sequence ATGAGTCAAAAACAATATACAGCTAGTAGTATTCAGGCATTGGAAGGAATGGAGCACGTTCGTATGCGTCCTTCAATGTACATTGGTGATGTAGGAGTCAGAGGACTTCACCACTTGGTTTATGAAGTAGTAGATAACTCTATTGACGAGGCATTGGCAGGGTACTGTGACACGATCTTCGTTAGCATCAAGGAAGGAAACGGAATTGAAGTAAGTGATAACGGTAGAGGTATCCCGGTTGATTTCCACGAAAAAGAGCAGAAATCTGCCCTTGAAGTGGTAATGACAAAAATTGGAGCCGGAGGTAAGTTTGATAAAGACTCTTATAAGGTTTCAGGAGGTCTTCATGGAGTAGGGGTTTCGTGTGTGAATGCACTTTCCAATGAGATGATCACTACGGTTTACAGGGATGGAAATGTTTATCAGCAGATTTATTCCAGAGGAAAAGCACAGACAGGTGTTGAAGAAATCGGGCACAGTGAAAGAAGAGGAACCAAACAGTTTTTCCAGCCGGATGATACTATATTTACAGAGTTAATTTATAATTACGATACATTAGCAAGCCGTTTAAGAGAACTTTCTTACCTGAACAAAGGGATTACGATTACGCTTACTGACGAAAGAGAAAAACTGGAAGACGGGTCTTTCCGTTCAGAAGTTTTTCATTCTGAAGGCGGTCTGAAAGAATTTGTTGCTTACATTGACGGTAACCGTGAATCTATTATGGAACACGTGATCTTCATGGAAGGCGAAAGAGATGATATTCCTGTGGAAGTAGCGATGCGTTACAATACTTCTTTCAATGAGAATCTTCACTCTTACGTAAACAATATCAATACCCATGAAGGAGGTACCCACCTTGCAGGTTTCAGAAGAGCCTTAACGAGAACGTTAAAGAAATATGCAGACGATCTGGGAATTCCACAGAAAGAAAAAGTAGAGATTACAGGGGATGACTTCCGTGAAGGATTAACGGCGGTTGTTTCTGTAAAAGTAATGGAACCGCAATTTGAAGGACAGACCAAAACAAAATTAGGTAACTCCGAAGTTTCCGGTGCTGTAGATAAAATTGTAGGGGAAATGCTTACCAATTTCCTGGAAGAAAACCCTACCGAAGCAAAACAGATCGTACAAAAAGTAGTTCTTGCTGCAAAAGCGAGACAAGCGGCTAAAAAAGCCCGTGAAATGGTTCAGAGAAAATCTCCGATGGGAGGTTCCGGTCTTCCGGGGAAACTGTCTGACTGTTCATCAAAAGACCCGGCTGAATCTGAAATCTTCCTTGTAGAGGGAGACTCCGCAGGAGGAACAGCCAAACAGGGGAGAGACAGACATTTCCAGGCAATTCTGCCATTGAGAGGTAAGATTCTGAACGTAGAGAAATCTATGCTTCACAAAGTATATGATAACGAAGAGATCAGAAATATTTATACCGCACTTGGCGTTTCTGTAGGAACAGAGGAAGATAGCAAGGCATTAAATATGGCAAAACTGAGATACCACAAAATCGTTATCATGACCGATGCCGATATTGACGGGTCTCACATCTCTACGCTGATCCTTACTTTCTTCTTCAGGTATATGAAGGAACTTATTGAGAACGGATATATCTATATTGCCCAGCCACCTTTATATCTGTTAAAAAAAGGAAATAAGAAAGTATACGCTTATAACGAAAAAGAACGTGAAGAATTCACATTGGAAATGTCTCCGGACGGAAAAGGTGTGGAAGTACAGCGTTACAAAGGTCTTGGAGAAATGAACCCTGAACAGCTTTGGGAAACAACCCTTAATCCTGAGCACAGAATTCTGAAGCAGGTGACAATTGACAATGCTGTAGAAGCAGACAGTATTTTCTCTATGCTGATGGGGGATGAGGTGCCGCCAAGAAGAGAGTTTATTGAAAAGAATGCAAAATATGCAAAAATTGATGCATAA
- a CDS encoding DUF5684 domain-containing protein, with product MLTLLQTDPYEGVDAVSGAAAAGLGIGTMIMSIVIYLFYGYCMYKIFQKAGRQDAWAAFIPIYNLIVLLDIVKKPIWWFILFCIPLVNIFACWVVYDRLAKGFGKETPLYTILILLFGFIFIPVLGLGSDIYDSKRIPND from the coding sequence ATGTTAACTCTTTTACAAACAGACCCTTATGAAGGGGTTGATGCAGTCTCTGGTGCTGCGGCAGCAGGACTAGGAATTGGAACAATGATCATGAGCATCGTGATATATCTGTTCTATGGATATTGTATGTATAAGATCTTCCAGAAGGCGGGAAGACAAGATGCATGGGCGGCTTTTATCCCGATTTACAATCTCATCGTATTGCTGGATATTGTGAAGAAACCAATCTGGTGGTTTATCTTATTCTGTATTCCTTTGGTAAATATCTTTGCCTGTTGGGTGGTTTATGACAGACTTGCCAAAGGATTTGGGAAAGAAACACCATTGTATACCATTCTGATTCTCCTGTTCGGGTTTATTTTCATTCCGGTGCTCGGACTTGGAAGTGATATCTATGACAGTAAGAGAATTCCAAATGACTAA